The Mycolicibacterium brumae DNA window CTTCGGTGGTGTAGTAGTTCGTCGGGTTGAGGCTGAAGCCCCGGGCCATCTCCACCCCGGAGGCGTTCAGACCGGCGGCCGCGTCCTCGACGCTGATCCAGCGCGGGTGCCCGGCGTCGATGTAGACCGCGGCGGCCGGGTTCTGGGTCAACCGCTGGGTGGCGTAGCGCAGCAGGCCGTACCGCTCCTGGCGCTGGTCTTCGGACAGGCAGCTCGCCATCGCGATGGCGTCGGGCTCCAGGATGATGGTCACCGGCGCCCCACCGATGCCGTCGGCGATGCCGTCGATCCAGGCCCGGTAGCTGTCGCCGGAGCCGAAGCCGCCGGCCGCGTAACTGCCGCAGTCCCGGTTCGGGATGCCGTAGATCGCGAAGATCGGGGTGGCCCCGGCGTCCAGAGCCGCGCCGGTGTAGCGCGAGACGAACCCGGTCACCGAACTCGGGGACCAGTAGTGGTCCAGCCAGAAGGCCTGCGGGACGTCGGCGATGGCCTGGATCTCCGGGCTGCCGCTGGATTGGGCCGCCCGCATCGCCTTGGAATCCGGGTCGACGTAGAACGTCCGGCCGGCCAGTGGGTTGGCGTCGCTGGCCAACCGCACCTCCGCAGTCGAGGGCTCGGAGACAAGGCCGGCGGCGACGACAGTCGCGACGGCGAGGGCGGGCAGGATCCGGCGGGCCAGCGCAGAGAACATCA harbors:
- a CDS encoding glycoside hydrolase family 6 protein; its protein translation is MFSALARRILPALAVATVVAAGLVSEPSTAEVRLASDANPLAGRTFYVDPDSKAMRAAQSSGSPEIQAIADVPQAFWLDHYWSPSSVTGFVSRYTGAALDAGATPIFAIYGIPNRDCGSYAAGGFGSGDSYRAWIDGIADGIGGAPVTIILEPDAIAMASCLSEDQRQERYGLLRYATQRLTQNPAAAVYIDAGHPRWISVEDAAAGLNASGVEMARGFSLNPTNYYTTEENIGYGEAISGLTGGKNYVIDTSRNGNGPLDDSSMGWCNPPGRALGVTPTTATAGPHADAYLWIKRVGESDGSCGGGAPAAGVFVNQFAIDLARNAGW